The Synechococcus sp. WH 8101 sequence AGCTTCTGTATGAAATGGCAATGCCAGTGGAGGCGGGAGCGAAAGTTGCGCACCCCCCGGCCGGCGAGGGAGGCACTGGCCTGCACCACTTCCCGCAGCGACAGGCAGCCCCAGGTGAGATAGGGCGACAGGCGGGAACAGCCGTCGAAGGCGGTGAGCGGACTGGAGATGCTGCCGGAGTAGCGCTGAACGCGACGCTGAAGAAAATCCTGCAACACCGTCTCACCCTGCGGGCGACCACCACGCTGACGGCAAGGACAGGGATCTGCCGCCAGACCCAGGTCTGAAGTCGAGGGCAGACCACCGGGCTGAATCGAAGGCAGCGGCGGCAGAGCGAGCGGCTCCGGCGTGAGCGGAGTCGCCATCCGCTCTTGCCAGCGGGTCGCCCAACCCTCGCGACGGCGCAGACCACGAATCACGCCGAACTGGGGACACTCATGCCAGGGGATGCCGTGACTGCGCGCCCAGGCCTTCACCCGGCGATCCCGGGCAAAGGTGAAGGCATTGCCTGTTTCTTGATGACTCCAGAGCGCCTCCACACCGAGCCGCAGGCGAGCCCGCTCCAACACCTCCACCGCATCGCCCACCCGCACCACCAGGGGCTGACCCAGCGCAGACAGGCGCTCCCGCAGTGCTTCCAGAGCCTCACGGCAGAACGCCCACTGGCGTGCGGACGCATCAGGCTGCAACCAGAACTGCGGCTCAACGATATAGAGAGGCAGCACTGGACCACGCTCGAGCGCCAGGGCCAGCGGCCGGTGATCCACGCTACGCAGATCACGCTTGAACCAGACCAGCTGCAGGGGCTGATCGGCCACCGCCATCACATGCCAAATAGAAGGCCGACCCTAGGCAGGGTCGGCATGGATCGGCATGGAATGGATCAGCGGACCATGCCGGAAGAGAGCTCAGGTGTGAGCCTTGAGCTTGAGGTCACGCAGTCGCTCATCCACCGACGCCAGCAATTCGATCGCGAACATCGGTGCTTCTTGCACGGCAAACAGGAACTTCTCTCTGTTCATCTCGATCAGGCGACAGGAGGTCTCCGCCACAGCGGTGCCGAGACGGCGGTGATCCGGCGTGACCAGGGCACCAGCACCGAACACATGACCAGCCTCGATGACCTCATACCCCTCAAGCCCCTTCTCGGTGAGCCAGTTCAGACGCACCGAACCCTCAAGAACCCCGAACATCGACGAGCCGCTATCACCGGCGGAAAAGATCACATCACTGGCGTTGAAGGTGCGGGACTCGCCTTTGGCGGCGAGGGCACGCATGGTGTCAAGAGCGTTCACGGAAAGGAATCGAGGTCAAGACCCGATGCTGCTCGCACCAGGTAAAGAAGCCGCTAACACGATCGCCATCAAGCGGTCGTAAGCGAAAGAGCAGCACCCAACCCCTGACGCACCTCATCGGGCGTGAGGCGGCCGTCATGGTCTTGATCCAAAGCATCGAACACGGCATCGCTGCCGAGCCATTCATCCCGCGTGATCGAGCCATCACCATTCATGTCGTTGAGCAGGAAGATCTCCTGCACGGCATGACGGAACGCTGAACCGCCCTCCAGTTCGGCGAGGCGATGAGCGAGCTGCTGTTCGAGGGTTTCGATCGCCTTGCTGAAACCCTTGATGCCCTCGCCCAGTTTGTCGCTCGCCATCCGGTCATCGCGCATCAGAGCATCGAAACGCTCCCGGTCGACATGAATCTGCGGCTCGCTGCTGGAGGGGTTGGCGCCATCCAGCTTGCGGGAGAGCACGGCGTCGCTCTGCCGCAGCTGATCCAGCAGCTTGGGGGAGATGGTGAGCAGATCACAACCAGCCAGCTCCACGATCTCGTCGGTGTTGCGGAAGCTGGCCCCCATTACCTCCGTCTTGTAGCCGTAGGTCTTGAAATAGTTGAAAATCCGCGTCACTGACAGCACGCCGGGATCCTCCGGACCCGGATAGGACTCGCGCCCCGTCTCCGCTTTATACCAATCAAGGATGCGGCCGACGAAGGGAGAGATCAGGGTGACGCCGGCTTCAGCGCAGGCCACCGCCTGACCGAAACCGAACAGCAACGTGAGGTTGCAGTGGATGCCTTCCTTCTCCAGAACCTCGGCGGCTTTGATGCCCTCCCAGGTGGACGCAATCTTGATCAGCACGCGGTCGTTGCTGATGCCGGCATCGTTGTAAAGCCGGATCAGTTTGCGCCCCTTGGCGATCGTGGCGTCGGTGTCGTAGCTGAGGCGCGCATCCACTTCCGTCGACACCCGGCCAGGAACGATCTTGAGGATCTGCTTTCCGAAGATCACACTGATCTCATCCAGCGCCTCGTGCACCACATCCTCCACGGGTGCATTGTCACCGATGAGCTTTCGGGAGGAGCGCAGAGCCTCATCGATCAGGCTCTGATACGCAGGAATCTGTGCAGCAGCGAGGATCAGCGACGGATTCGTGGTGGCATCCCGGGGAGTGAATCGACGGATCGCCTCAAGGTCACCGGTGTCGGCCACGACAACGGTCATGGCGGACAACTGCTCGAGGAGGGTGGCCATGGGGTGGAGAAAGGCTCAGTGCCCGTAACGTAGCGGCGGTTTTCGAACTGACAGCCTCCTGAATCACCCGGGTTTGGCGGTGGCGGGCACCTGGGGTGGAATCTGTTCCAGCACCAGCAGACCATCGATGATCTGTTTGGCAACGGGCACGGCCACCGTGGAGCCGTAGGCATTGCCGCCCTGCGGTTCGTCCACCACTACCACCACCACGAAGCGAGGATCGTTCACCGGCAAGGTGGCCACAAAACTGCAAATCCGGGCGCCGGGGATGTACACCCCATTGCGCGCTTTCTGCGCCGTGCCTGTCTTGCCACCGATGCGATAGCCCGGCGTCTTGGCCCCTTTGCCACTGCCCTGGTCGACCACCGACTCCATCCAGGCCATCACGGTGCGGGTGACCTCAGGCTTGAGCAACTGCTGACCTTTCGGCGGACTCGAGCCGGCCAGACCATCGCCGGAGCGGAGACCGCGGGTGATGTGGGGACTGACCAGGCGACCACCATTGGCCAGCATGGCGTGCAGCTGGGTGAGTTTCAGGGGAGTCAGGGCGAAGCCCTGACCGAAAGCGGCAGTGGCCGGTTCGATCGGCTGACTGGTGAACTGCTCTTTCGTCTTCAGCTGACCGGCCTGGGCCCCGGGCAGATCCGTATCGGGTCGCGCTTCCAGCCCCAGCCGCTCCAACCAGTCCCAGTAAAGGGAGGGTTTGAGGTTGCGCATCGCCTGCACCATCCCCACGTTGCTCGACACCTGGAGCACGGTGGGGAAATCGATCACGCCATTGGCCTGGCGATCGTGATTGAAGATTGGCCACCCGCCGATCTGCAACTGCCCCACATCATTCACCGTTCCTTTCGGTTGAATCACCCCCTCCTGCAGGGCGATGGCCAGGTTGATCGGCTTGAACGTGGAGCCTGGTTCATAAAGATCCTGCACCGACCACTCGCGAAAACGCCCCGGAGCGAACGACCAGTAGCGATTCGGGTCGTAGGTGGGGGTGGAGGCGAGCGCCAGCAGTTCGCCGTTGCGAACATCCATCACAATCGCCACACCTTTTTTGGCCTTCCACTGCTTCACCTGGGCGGTGAGAGCCTTGGCCGCCAGCTGCTGCAGGCGGGCATCGAGGGTGAGCTGGAGACGCAGATCATCACCGAAGAACACCCCGGGGCTGAGGTTGTCGGGAAGAGGCGTGCCATCGGCGCCCCGACGCAGGCTGCGCGACTGCTCATGGCGCATCAGGTCGTCATGCCGGCTCTGTTCCAGCCCCGCCTGAGGCACACGCTCCTGATTCAGGAAGCCCACCACATTGGCGAACAGATCTCCCTGGGGATACACCCGATAGGGATAGGCCTCGAGATCAAGACCACTGATGCCGAGACGCCGGATTTCGGCCGCCGTTTCCGGATCGATCGCCTCGGCCAGGCGAATGCCCGATGGGCGGTCTCCCATGCGCTTCACGAGCTCCGCCATCGGCACAGCCAGTAGCCCCGAGAGACGTCGAGCCACATCAAGCGGAGGGCGCACCAGCTGGGGGTCGTCGCCAGGAATATTGAAGTAACGGGGATGGGCCCAAAGCCGAAAGCGTTCCTCATCCAGCGCCACCAAGCGGCCGGAACGATCGACGATCGGTCGACGCGTCCCCAGGGGGTCGGTCGTCTGGGTCTGGAGGGAACGGGCCCGGGCCTCCAGGGCATCACTCTGCACCACCTGGAGCCAGGCCATCCTGCCGATCAGGCCCACCAGGCCCACGCAGAGGAGGGCATACACCAGACGCATCCGGCCAGCAGGAACGGGCTCGAGGCGCACGACCCGCTGGCGGAGCCGTTGCTGCGGACGGGCCCGGCGCTCCGTCAAAACAGGCATCAGCTCAATACCCCTGATGGATGGGTTCCTCCATCCAGGCACCGATCATGGCCAGATGGTCGACCTGGGGCTTCGAGGCCGGCTTCGGGCGTTCGAGATACACGAGATTCGACACCTTGGTGGGCACCAGGGTCTTGGGAAGACGCCCCTTCTCAAGCAGATGGCGCTCAAGCATGGCCGTGGACTCGGTCAGGCGGTGGGATAGGGAACGGGTGTCGTCCAACTGTTGAAACGCCAGGGTCCAGCGGTGCTGCCAATGCAGCGTCAACCCGGTGAGCACCAACACAGCCGCAAACACCCCCACCAGGCTGCCGTCAGCTGCACGATGCAGGCCTGCCAACAGGGGGGATCGCCGGGCCACTTTCTGGGCCGACAGCGACCCCTGAATCAACTCCAGGGCACCGTTCGTGTTGCTCCGCGCAGCAGGAGCAGATCGAGGCTGGGGAACGGCAGTCACGGCACAGACCGACCAATGGGCCAGTGAACCATTCCCAACGCGCTGCCGCAAGCCCGAAACGTCAGGTGCTCACAGGCCCGTTCCCCTTCAGGCCAACAGGATCAGATTGAGAAAGGTGGCGCCGTTCCAGAAGGCATGCATCACCACGCAGGGGAAGAGTCGACCGCTGCTCAGTCTGAGAAGCCCCAGCCCCAGCCCCAGCACAAGCAGCGGCGGCAACTCACCGATGCTGAGATGGGCCACCGCAAAGATGAGCGCACTCAGAAACACGCTCCAACCACGACCGATACTGCGCCCCAGCACCGGCAGCAGCACGCCGCGAAACACCATCTCCTCAAACAGGGGGGCCAGCAGCACCGCGGTGGTGGCCAGAAGGGCCAGGGCCCAGCCATCCCGACTGCGCAACACCAGCTCCAGCAGAGGGTTGCTCCCCCCCTGATCACCGAGCAAGCGCCCCATCAACCACCCGGTGAAGGCCACCGGAGGCATCACCATCAGCCAGGCCCTCCCTCCCTGCAACAGGCCCTGGCCCACCGGCTGCAACCGCCACTGCAGCCAGCCTCCCTCCGGCGCTTCGCGGCGGTCGAGACCGCCGAGCTGCTGCTTGATGATCAGCAGGGGTGGCAGAGCCAGAGCGGAGTAACCCACGAGAACGGCGGCAGCCTGGCTGAGGGGGCCGCGGAGATCGCGCGTGATCCAGCTCGTGAGCGGACTGACCACGAGGGGCAGCAACACTTCACCGAGCACCACGAACCCTCCGGCCACCAGCAGCACCATGTCGATGAGACTGAGGGGCAGCCCCTGAAGCCTGGGCCAGCGCGGTAGATCACCACGCCACAGCATCCAGAGATGGCGCAGGAGCAAACCGACACCCAACAGCAGCGCGAGCAGGGGAAGCAGCTCCGCCAACAACAGACGCCGGGCCGTGGAGCGGGCAACAGCGGGCTGCTCACACTCCTGTGCCGTGCCGCCCAAGGCCAGACAGCTCACCTGCCGGAGCAGCGGGTCTGCCGGAGCCACCTCCAGGAGCCGCCGCTCAGCCGCCGAGAGGCTGGTGCGGTCGGAATCCTCCGCCAGGGCCCGCTGAAGCGGATTCAATCCAGCACCACCCAGGGGAGCTGCCAACAGCCGACGTTGCTGCTCCGCATCGGTCTCGAGGGAGGCCAGCAGCAGACGCTGACGGTCATCGAGGCGATCCAGAGGAATCTCTTGCAGAGATTCCAGGAGGACCTGGGCAGGATCAGCCCCCACCAGAAGAGGGCGGACCGGTTCCGGCAGGGCTGGGCCCGCCAGGAGGGCCATCTCCTGCTGCTGCAGCGACAGGGCCGGGGCCACCGAAGGTCGACTGAGGCTGTCCATCAACCCCACAACCCAAACGGTCACCGCCAGCAGCAGGGACAGAACGGCCAGGAAGCCTTTGAAGGAAGCGATGCGTCCGATCGGAGGAGAGGTCAACGGACCGGCGGCAACTGGGCTCGATTCTCCCCGGCGACCGGGACATGTGGGTGACACCGTGGCGGCAGAACGGGCCCATACGATGACCGCGCCTACGTCTTGATGCGGTGACCTTGCGTCTTCTCCTGGTTCGCCATGGCCTGAGCAGTTTCAATGTGGAACGGCGCATTCAGGGCCGCAACGACCTCTCGGTGCTGACGAGCGAAGGGGAGGACCAGGCCCGTCGCACAGGCC is a genomic window containing:
- a CDS encoding deoxyribodipyrimidine photo-lyase encodes the protein MAVADQPLQLVWFKRDLRSVDHRPLALALERGPVLPLYIVEPQFWLQPDASARQWAFCREALEALRERLSALGQPLVVRVGDAVEVLERARLRLGVEALWSHQETGNAFTFARDRRVKAWARSHGIPWHECPQFGVIRGLRRREGWATRWQERMATPLTPEPLALPPLPSIQPGGLPSTSDLGLAADPCPCRQRGGRPQGETVLQDFLQRRVQRYSGSISSPLTAFDGCSRLSPYLTWGCLSLREVVQASASLAGRGVRNFRSRLHWHCHFIQKLESEPAIEHRDFHPFMRDIRAWDAERYQAWAEGRTGLPFVDACMRALIAHGWINFRMRAMLMSVASYHLWLPWRETGLHLARLFVDYEPGIHWSQCQMQSGSTSINTIRIYNPIKQGLDHDPKGVFIRRWCPELADRPDVWLHEPWRGGGDHPAPIVDPAQAAREARDRIWAIRRAAGFDRIADAIQERHGSRRAGLAPTGGQGSRRRRRTDVADASMRQLSLQVDIDPA
- a CDS encoding Crp/Fnr family transcriptional regulator produces the protein MNALDTMRALAAKGESRTFNASDVIFSAGDSGSSMFGVLEGSVRLNWLTEKGLEGYEVIEAGHVFGAGALVTPDHRRLGTAVAETSCRLIEMNREKFLFAVQEAPMFAIELLASVDERLRDLKLKAHT
- a CDS encoding transaldolase — translated: MATLLEQLSAMTVVVADTGDLEAIRRFTPRDATTNPSLILAAAQIPAYQSLIDEALRSSRKLIGDNAPVEDVVHEALDEISVIFGKQILKIVPGRVSTEVDARLSYDTDATIAKGRKLIRLYNDAGISNDRVLIKIASTWEGIKAAEVLEKEGIHCNLTLLFGFGQAVACAEAGVTLISPFVGRILDWYKAETGRESYPGPEDPGVLSVTRIFNYFKTYGYKTEVMGASFRNTDEIVELAGCDLLTISPKLLDQLRQSDAVLSRKLDGANPSSSEPQIHVDRERFDALMRDDRMASDKLGEGIKGFSKAIETLEQQLAHRLAELEGGSAFRHAVQEIFLLNDMNGDGSITRDEWLGSDAVFDALDQDHDGRLTPDEVRQGLGAALSLTTA
- a CDS encoding penicillin-binding protein 2, with amino-acid sequence MPVLTERRARPQQRLRQRVVRLEPVPAGRMRLVYALLCVGLVGLIGRMAWLQVVQSDALEARARSLQTQTTDPLGTRRPIVDRSGRLVALDEERFRLWAHPRYFNIPGDDPQLVRPPLDVARRLSGLLAVPMAELVKRMGDRPSGIRLAEAIDPETAAEIRRLGISGLDLEAYPYRVYPQGDLFANVVGFLNQERVPQAGLEQSRHDDLMRHEQSRSLRRGADGTPLPDNLSPGVFFGDDLRLQLTLDARLQQLAAKALTAQVKQWKAKKGVAIVMDVRNGELLALASTPTYDPNRYWSFAPGRFREWSVQDLYEPGSTFKPINLAIALQEGVIQPKGTVNDVGQLQIGGWPIFNHDRQANGVIDFPTVLQVSSNVGMVQAMRNLKPSLYWDWLERLGLEARPDTDLPGAQAGQLKTKEQFTSQPIEPATAAFGQGFALTPLKLTQLHAMLANGGRLVSPHITRGLRSGDGLAGSSPPKGQQLLKPEVTRTVMAWMESVVDQGSGKGAKTPGYRIGGKTGTAQKARNGVYIPGARICSFVATLPVNDPRFVVVVVVDEPQGGNAYGSTVAVPVAKQIIDGLLVLEQIPPQVPATAKPG
- a CDS encoding CPBP family intramembrane glutamic endopeptidase codes for the protein MTSPPIGRIASFKGFLAVLSLLLAVTVWVVGLMDSLSRPSVAPALSLQQQEMALLAGPALPEPVRPLLVGADPAQVLLESLQEIPLDRLDDRQRLLLASLETDAEQQRRLLAAPLGGAGLNPLQRALAEDSDRTSLSAAERRLLEVAPADPLLRQVSCLALGGTAQECEQPAVARSTARRLLLAELLPLLALLLGVGLLLRHLWMLWRGDLPRWPRLQGLPLSLIDMVLLVAGGFVVLGEVLLPLVVSPLTSWITRDLRGPLSQAAAVLVGYSALALPPLLIIKQQLGGLDRREAPEGGWLQWRLQPVGQGLLQGGRAWLMVMPPVAFTGWLMGRLLGDQGGSNPLLELVLRSRDGWALALLATTAVLLAPLFEEMVFRGVLLPVLGRSIGRGWSVFLSALIFAVAHLSIGELPPLLVLGLGLGLLRLSSGRLFPCVVMHAFWNGATFLNLILLA